One window of the Streptomyces sp. NBC_00259 genome contains the following:
- a CDS encoding DUF3574 domain-containing protein, protein MPITLSRTRLAVAATTVAVLAGGAPVAYAALAGQPPAATTATGATGATGATGRAYVETRLLFGTARPDGGPAVTERQFTAFIDRYVTPAFPDGLTVQDGQGQWRDSTGTIERERSYELILLYPAAQGGSRDRSVEEIRATYRRLYGQESVARIDETVRADF, encoded by the coding sequence GTGCCGATCACGCTCTCGCGCACCCGTCTCGCCGTCGCGGCCACCACCGTCGCCGTGCTCGCCGGCGGAGCGCCTGTCGCATACGCCGCGCTGGCCGGGCAGCCGCCCGCGGCGACGACAGCGACGGGGGCGACGGGGGCGACGGGGGCGACGGGACGGGCGTACGTGGAGACACGCCTGCTCTTCGGGACCGCGCGGCCCGACGGCGGCCCCGCGGTCACCGAGCGGCAGTTCACCGCGTTCATCGACCGGTACGTGACGCCCGCGTTCCCCGACGGACTGACCGTCCAGGACGGACAGGGCCAGTGGCGCGACAGCACGGGGACGATCGAGCGCGAGCGGTCGTACGAGCTGATCCTGCTGTACCCGGCCGCCCAGGGCGGCAGCCGCGACCGGAGCGTCGAGGAGATCCGTGCCACGTACCGCCGACTGTACGGCCAGGAGTCGGTCGCCAGGATCGACGAGACGGTGCGCGCGGACTTCTGA
- a CDS encoding TetR/AcrR family transcriptional regulator encodes MDSEATRTQILDAAEELFYGQGIQAVGMDAVRSASGVTLRRLYQVFPSKGALVEAYLVRRDEQWRHSLASYVDGADVPPGERLLMVFDWLRRWFEAPDFRGCAFINSFGELGATAPEVAEAARRHKEAFQQYIAGLVSDAGAPGRVAAALTLLAEGAVTTAAVTGSSQPASDARDAARLLLESADVGA; translated from the coding sequence ATGGACAGCGAGGCGACCCGGACACAGATCCTCGACGCGGCCGAGGAGCTGTTCTACGGCCAGGGCATCCAGGCAGTGGGCATGGACGCCGTGCGCTCCGCGTCCGGGGTCACGCTGCGGCGTCTGTATCAGGTCTTTCCTTCGAAGGGCGCGCTGGTCGAGGCGTATCTGGTGCGGCGCGACGAGCAGTGGCGACACAGCCTCGCCTCGTACGTCGACGGCGCGGACGTACCGCCGGGGGAACGGCTCCTCATGGTGTTCGACTGGCTGCGGCGCTGGTTCGAGGCGCCGGACTTCCGCGGCTGCGCCTTCATCAATTCCTTCGGGGAGCTGGGGGCGACGGCTCCCGAGGTGGCCGAGGCCGCGCGGCGCCACAAGGAGGCGTTCCAGCAGTACATCGCAGGGCTCGTGAGCGATGCGGGAGCGCCGGGACGGGTCGCCGCGGCTCTGACACTGCTCGCCGAGGGCGCCGTGACGACGGCCGCCGTCACCGGCTCGTCGCAGCCCGCGAGCGACGCCCGTGACGCGGCGCGGCTGCTCCTGGAGTCGGCGGACGTGGGCGCCTGA
- a CDS encoding nuclear transport factor 2 family protein — protein MTTPQRPPLPPFTEESARQKVQLAEDAWNTRDPEKVALGYTEDSEWRNRDVFLTGRKEIVGFLADKWRKELGYRLRKELWAYHGNRIAVRFEYEYHDAGGQWFRAYGNENWEFDENGLMRKRYASINDLAISAGDRRIARD, from the coding sequence ATGACCACTCCGCAGCGCCCGCCCCTGCCCCCGTTCACCGAGGAGTCCGCCCGGCAGAAGGTCCAGCTCGCCGAGGACGCCTGGAACACGCGCGATCCCGAGAAGGTCGCCCTCGGCTACACGGAGGACTCCGAGTGGCGCAACCGTGATGTGTTTCTCACCGGTCGGAAGGAGATCGTGGGCTTCCTCGCCGACAAGTGGCGCAAGGAACTCGGCTACCGCCTGCGAAAGGAGCTGTGGGCCTACCACGGCAACCGCATCGCGGTCCGCTTCGAGTACGAGTACCACGACGCCGGCGGTCAGTGGTTTCGCGCCTACGGCAACGAGAACTGGGAGTTCGACGAGAACGGCCTGATGCGCAAGCGCTACGCGAGCATCAACGACCTTGCCATCAGCGCCGGTGACCGCCGGATCGCCCGGGACTGA
- a CDS encoding LmeA family phospholipid-binding protein — translation MRPPTRITAHPGNPYEELAQLADPEPDFGEPELGDPDFREPGFGGSCTGERGGPPGLALPSDDDPEDWAPPNHRGRSRFAAVPVALKLTVGAMVCATLLTVCDRLAVNYAEEKAEEKIQDSLGLAARPDVDIAGFPFLTQVLDHRIDRADITLPDVAADKVSLAEVHATAEDIRIVGDLPTALQGAVVDRMDGDVLLSFDDLNRELGASHVKFSNAGPRGVHIAGSLPVAGRGIAVRAEARIEQDGQRAVSTTVENMRLDVPGLFTYRPGKDPAHSGLRLHREAATRISREAARAKALLDLPAVVKRLGIPLSQIDRALRSEKELNRLTGTPRFLQQLMKVNLLDVVVDHPWLLEKAGIDPRLIGGLLKLRPPQLSDRLSLSFELPKTPAGDIRLKGIVVEREGIRADLTGTGLAFGNGHGADGRRDGG, via the coding sequence ATGCGACCCCCCACACGCATCACCGCGCATCCCGGCAATCCGTACGAAGAACTCGCTCAACTGGCAGACCCTGAACCAGATTTCGGTGAACCGGAACTCGGCGACCCCGACTTCCGTGAACCCGGCTTCGGTGGCTCCTGCACCGGTGAACGTGGCGGACCTCCGGGCCTCGCTCTTCCCTCGGACGACGATCCGGAGGACTGGGCACCGCCCAATCACCGTGGCAGGAGCCGGTTCGCGGCCGTTCCCGTCGCGCTGAAACTGACCGTCGGCGCCATGGTGTGCGCCACACTCCTCACCGTCTGCGACCGCCTCGCCGTCAACTACGCGGAGGAGAAGGCCGAGGAGAAGATCCAGGACTCACTCGGCCTCGCCGCGCGTCCTGACGTCGACATCGCCGGCTTTCCCTTCCTCACCCAGGTACTCGACCACAGGATCGACCGGGCGGACATCACCCTCCCGGACGTGGCCGCCGACAAGGTGTCCCTGGCCGAAGTGCACGCCACCGCCGAGGACATCCGTATCGTCGGGGACCTGCCGACCGCGCTCCAGGGCGCCGTCGTCGACCGGATGGACGGCGACGTCCTGCTTTCGTTCGACGACCTCAACCGCGAACTGGGCGCCTCGCACGTCAAGTTCAGCAACGCGGGTCCCCGCGGCGTCCACATCGCCGGTTCGCTGCCGGTAGCCGGCAGAGGCATCGCCGTACGGGCGGAGGCGCGCATCGAACAGGACGGGCAGCGAGCCGTGTCGACCACGGTCGAGAACATGCGCCTCGACGTCCCCGGCCTGTTCACCTACCGGCCCGGCAAGGACCCCGCGCACTCGGGCCTGCGCCTGCACCGTGAAGCCGCCACCCGGATCAGCCGCGAGGCGGCCCGGGCCAAGGCGCTCCTCGACCTGCCGGCCGTGGTGAAGCGCCTCGGCATACCCCTGTCCCAGATCGACCGCGCGCTGCGCAGCGAGAAGGAACTCAACCGGCTCACCGGCACGCCGCGCTTCCTCCAGCAGCTGATGAAGGTCAATCTGCTGGACGTCGTCGTCGATCACCCCTGGCTGCTGGAGAAGGCGGGCATCGACCCGCGCCTGATCGGCGGCCTGCTCAAGCTTCGGCCTCCGCAGCTGTCCGACCGGCTGTCCCTCTCGTTCGAACTGCCGAAGACGCCGGCCGGGGACATACGCCTCAAGGGCATCGTCGTCGAACGCGAGGGCATCCGTGCCGATCTGACGGGGACGGGGCTGGCCTTCGGGAACGGCCACGGCGCCGACGGCCGGCGCGACGGCGGCTGA
- the tap gene encoding telomere-associated protein Tap, which produces MPNEQDRLFAAVDALLEEAAQDALPDPSERKRLREAAGLSQDQVARALSVRRETVTGWESGRTEPRAPKRGAYSRLLDGLAARHPAPDPAPEPPAHTPTLAHSPELAPARTPVPAPAPAPASAPAASPSPAPVTAPAPRRAPAPAPASPAIDPRFANGPLAVLDGDGSAYCVGGLVLECPASDIPSLVDWALSEAQLGAPRLHRNGKDADPLVVLTASAAERLGLPAVLEDRRALRLPENHKVVKHLARTRWQLTKRGFGPWARIYRPAQAGRRQCVQLAVLPWGALDSRAWGSADRFPPAELARVLTDYANRVLTPRGSTAVSGLELMTALRPPTRAVKDHATGAWVSGPNPGSLTEAVDPAPPEAPDEHPVVAALHPRGHHRAPDEVLDEEAYDWIRDPELLTDEECARSYAVGVDVNMAFAAAANRLTVGLGAPAHVRNPAFDKGLPGSWLVDLSHIRHDPRLPSPFTPHGAAPEGPAWYATPTVAYAVELGYDVTPVEAYVRTDTGPYLDAWYTRLRDAYVATMERLGVVPGMPEPEFLAAMEAHKETDPAQAAVLSAVKATVKGGIGKLRERPQGAGYRPGERWAALERPTWRPDIRAAVISAARVNMHRKMLKLAGTGLFPVAVLSDCAVYLSDGPSPLDILPRTPEGKPLPGGFRLGVSPGMVKHEGTQSLMWAVQLLDAGHNPARHIKGTDASHDGGE; this is translated from the coding sequence GTGCCCAACGAGCAGGACAGGCTCTTCGCCGCGGTCGACGCGCTGTTGGAGGAGGCGGCGCAGGACGCGTTGCCCGACCCCTCGGAGCGTAAGAGACTGCGGGAAGCCGCGGGCCTGAGCCAGGACCAGGTCGCCCGGGCACTGTCGGTGCGCCGTGAGACCGTGACGGGCTGGGAGTCGGGACGGACCGAGCCGCGCGCGCCCAAGCGGGGCGCGTACAGCCGGCTCCTCGACGGGCTCGCCGCCCGTCATCCCGCACCCGACCCGGCACCGGAGCCCCCCGCGCACACCCCCACCCTCGCGCACTCGCCCGAGTTGGCCCCGGCCCGGACACCTGTGCCCGCCCCTGCCCCTGCCCCTGCCTCCGCGCCTGCTGCCTCGCCCTCTCCCGCTCCCGTCACAGCCCCCGCGCCGCGCCGCGCCCCCGCCCCCGCACCGGCTTCGCCCGCCATCGACCCGCGGTTCGCGAACGGCCCGCTCGCCGTCCTGGACGGCGATGGATCCGCGTACTGCGTGGGCGGTCTTGTGCTCGAATGCCCGGCCTCCGACATTCCCTCGCTGGTCGACTGGGCGCTGTCCGAGGCACAGCTCGGCGCCCCCCGGCTGCACCGCAACGGAAAGGACGCCGACCCGCTCGTCGTCCTCACCGCTTCCGCCGCGGAACGACTGGGCCTGCCCGCCGTACTGGAGGACCGGCGCGCTCTGCGACTGCCCGAGAACCACAAGGTCGTCAAGCACCTCGCCCGGACCCGGTGGCAGCTCACCAAGCGGGGGTTCGGCCCATGGGCGAGGATCTACCGCCCCGCACAGGCCGGACGACGCCAGTGCGTCCAACTGGCCGTCCTGCCCTGGGGCGCCCTCGACAGCCGGGCATGGGGCAGCGCCGATCGGTTCCCGCCCGCCGAGCTCGCCCGGGTCCTCACCGACTACGCGAACCGGGTCCTCACCCCGCGCGGCTCCACCGCCGTTTCGGGCCTGGAACTGATGACCGCCCTCAGGCCGCCGACCCGCGCCGTGAAGGACCACGCCACCGGAGCCTGGGTGTCCGGCCCGAACCCCGGATCGCTCACGGAAGCCGTCGACCCGGCCCCGCCGGAGGCGCCCGACGAACACCCCGTCGTCGCCGCGCTCCACCCGCGAGGCCACCACCGGGCACCCGACGAGGTCCTCGACGAGGAGGCCTACGACTGGATCCGCGACCCGGAACTGCTGACGGACGAGGAGTGCGCCAGGTCGTACGCCGTCGGCGTCGACGTCAACATGGCGTTCGCCGCCGCAGCGAACCGGCTGACCGTCGGCCTCGGGGCACCCGCCCACGTACGCAACCCGGCGTTCGACAAGGGGCTCCCCGGCTCCTGGCTGGTCGACCTGTCGCACATCCGCCACGACCCCCGGCTGCCCAGCCCGTTCACCCCGCACGGCGCCGCCCCCGAGGGCCCCGCGTGGTACGCGACCCCGACCGTCGCCTACGCCGTCGAACTCGGTTACGACGTGACCCCGGTCGAGGCGTACGTCCGTACCGACACCGGGCCCTATCTGGACGCCTGGTACACCCGTCTCCGCGACGCCTATGTGGCGACGATGGAGCGGCTCGGCGTCGTGCCCGGGATGCCGGAGCCGGAGTTCCTCGCCGCGATGGAGGCCCACAAGGAGACGGATCCCGCACAGGCCGCGGTTCTTTCGGCCGTGAAGGCCACCGTGAAGGGCGGCATCGGCAAGCTCCGTGAGCGCCCGCAGGGCGCCGGATACCGGCCGGGGGAGCGGTGGGCCGCCCTCGAACGGCCCACCTGGCGCCCCGACATCCGGGCCGCCGTCATCTCCGCAGCCCGCGTCAACATGCACCGCAAGATGCTCAAGCTCGCGGGCACGGGGCTGTTCCCCGTGGCGGTCCTGTCCGACTGCGCCGTGTACCTGTCCGACGGACCGAGCCCGCTCGACATCCTCCCGCGCACGCCCGAGGGCAAGCCCCTGCCCGGCGGCTTCCGCCTCGGCGTGTCACCGGGCATGGTCAAGCACGAAGGCACCCAGTCGCTGATGTGGGCGGTCCAGTTGCTCGACGCCGGACACAACCCCGCCCGGCACATCAAGGGCACCGACGCGTCCCACGACGGCGGAGAGTAG
- the tpg gene encoding telomere-protecting terminal protein Tpg, with amino-acid sequence MGIIGDSLDKAAANTLTRPLPKSAQAQMRFLVKQEKGSTRAVAERLGTTQRTVERYLKGQFKRPRKDLADRLVAEVRKDWQPRVRDRARKQAATATGIVIETRARFGFTAAPGTTDDARIRLVTQHLPPDYAARLFDAQAAGATEQQLRDIAAEGLQEQYFKDRGRRAPGLQVEFTDIDYVELDY; translated from the coding sequence ATGGGCATCATCGGGGACAGCCTCGACAAGGCCGCGGCGAACACCCTCACCCGCCCGCTGCCGAAGTCCGCACAGGCGCAGATGCGCTTCCTGGTCAAGCAGGAGAAGGGCTCGACCAGGGCCGTGGCCGAGCGACTGGGCACCACCCAACGCACGGTGGAGCGCTATCTCAAGGGCCAGTTCAAACGCCCCCGGAAGGATCTCGCCGACCGTCTCGTCGCCGAAGTCCGCAAGGACTGGCAGCCCCGCGTGCGCGACCGCGCCAGGAAACAGGCCGCCACCGCGACCGGCATCGTCATCGAGACCCGGGCCAGGTTCGGCTTCACCGCCGCGCCAGGCACCACCGACGACGCCCGGATCAGGCTCGTCACCCAGCATCTCCCGCCGGACTACGCGGCCCGGCTGTTCGACGCCCAGGCCGCCGGCGCGACCGAACAGCAGCTGCGGGACATCGCCGCCGAGGGTCTCCAGGAGCAGTACTTCAAGGACCGAGGCCGACGCGCCCCGGGCCTCCAGGTCGAGTTCACGGACATCGACTACGTCGAGCTCGACTACTGA
- a CDS encoding alpha/beta fold hydrolase, protein MADHRLIDVGGVRLAYEVSGPPDAPPLVMLHALGEDATDWDTVAPSFARSRRVYALDLRGHGRSDWPGEYSLQHMRDDVLGFLDALALDRVDLVGHSMGGIVAYLLAEDHPQRVARLVLEDVPVPRPREQTTPTRPEGKLTFDWDMVPAIRRQIDTPDAGWLERLSRITAKTLVVAGGPRSHVSQEGIVELARRVPHGRVVTIPAGHLIHNAEPTQFTKAVQTFLKSDEQPCPASEA, encoded by the coding sequence ATGGCTGATCACCGCTTGATCGACGTTGGAGGCGTCCGGCTGGCCTATGAGGTCTCGGGGCCGCCGGACGCCCCGCCGCTCGTCATGTTGCACGCGCTGGGCGAGGATGCCACGGACTGGGACACCGTGGCCCCTTCCTTCGCGCGCAGCCGGCGCGTCTATGCCCTCGATCTTCGCGGTCACGGCCGGAGCGATTGGCCAGGTGAGTACTCGCTGCAGCACATGCGCGACGACGTGCTCGGCTTTCTGGACGCACTGGCACTCGACCGCGTGGATCTGGTCGGGCACTCGATGGGAGGGATCGTTGCCTATCTGCTCGCCGAGGACCACCCGCAGCGTGTGGCCCGGCTCGTCCTGGAGGATGTCCCCGTCCCACGCCCTCGGGAACAGACCACTCCGACCAGGCCGGAAGGGAAGCTGACGTTCGACTGGGACATGGTGCCGGCCATCAGGCGGCAGATCGACACCCCGGATGCGGGATGGCTGGAGCGCCTCAGCAGGATCACCGCCAAGACCCTTGTCGTGGCCGGCGGGCCACGCAGCCACGTGTCCCAGGAGGGCATCGTCGAGTTGGCCCGTCGTGTTCCTCACGGGCGAGTCGTCACCATTCCGGCCGGGCACTTGATCCACAACGCTGAACCGACGCAGTTCACGAAGGCCGTTCAGACGTTCCTGAAGTCGGATGAACAGCCCTGCCCTGCATCGGAAGCATGA
- a CDS encoding VOC family protein: protein MALRPAQVNIKALDHSAVGRFWAEALGWSVFSGASGVTTYVGPAGDFVWPDPVAVGIDVVAVPEPKTTTKNRVHLDLATTSAAHQTELVARLQALGATPADVGQRDVPWTVLTDPEGNEFCVLEPREVYRDTGPIAAVVVDCADPRAMAGFWGEATDWTLHEETDDHATLRSAKGVGPYLEFLRAPGVKTVPDRVHLDLLPYPDDDKAAEVARLRTLGATDLDIGQGDVPWTCLADPDGHEFCVLAPS from the coding sequence ATGGCACTGCGACCTGCTCAGGTGAACATCAAGGCTCTTGATCACTCGGCGGTCGGCCGGTTCTGGGCGGAGGCGCTCGGCTGGAGTGTGTTCAGCGGGGCGTCCGGGGTGACCACCTACGTCGGACCCGCCGGCGACTTCGTCTGGCCGGACCCGGTCGCCGTCGGCATCGACGTCGTTGCCGTCCCGGAACCCAAGACAACGACGAAGAACCGGGTGCACCTCGATCTCGCCACCACGTCCGCGGCCCATCAGACGGAGTTGGTCGCGCGCCTCCAGGCTCTCGGCGCGACGCCCGCCGACGTGGGCCAGCGCGACGTCCCGTGGACGGTACTCACCGACCCGGAGGGCAATGAGTTCTGCGTGCTGGAGCCCCGGGAGGTCTACCGGGACACCGGGCCGATCGCCGCGGTGGTGGTCGACTGTGCGGATCCGCGGGCCATGGCCGGGTTCTGGGGTGAGGCGACGGATTGGACCCTGCATGAGGAGACCGACGATCATGCGACGCTGCGCTCCGCCAAGGGTGTCGGCCCGTATCTCGAGTTCCTCCGTGCACCCGGCGTGAAGACCGTGCCGGACCGCGTCCATCTTGACCTGCTGCCGTACCCCGATGACGACAAGGCAGCGGAGGTGGCCCGGCTGCGAACCCTCGGCGCCACCGACCTCGACATCGGCCAGGGCGACGTCCCGTGGACGTGCCTGGCCGACCCGGACGGCCACGAGTTCTGCGTCCTCGCCCCGTCCTGA
- a CDS encoding winged helix DNA-binding domain-containing protein: MTVLDTRALNRATLARQHLLDRTDAPVRDAVAHLCGLQAQEPQEPFIGLWSRLADFKPGELDDALTGRTVVRTHLMRRTVHLVTADDALAWRARHDAMLRQRVLGTYRRELAGIDLDEVAEAGRAVMADHQPRTMAELVQSLEVRWPGPPRRVLGELLVAALVPMAQLPPRGLWHTRAGVQNLPLATWLGRDIDPLPDDDGDPVGQQLVRRYLAAYGPASSTDLRAWCGLAGLPAAIKAVRQELVTFRDERGRELLDLPDAPRPHPDTPAPVRFLPAFDNALLGYHDRSRIVDDAHLGLSVAGHRAVLVDGRVTATWSVRDQRLHISPLRPLTTSEQESIHAEAQRLTVFLDEGIEHTRLDACAES; encoded by the coding sequence ATGACTGTCCTTGACACACGCGCTCTCAACCGCGCGACCCTCGCCCGCCAGCACCTGCTGGACCGCACGGACGCACCGGTGCGAGACGCCGTGGCGCACCTGTGCGGCCTGCAGGCACAGGAACCACAGGAGCCTTTCATCGGCCTGTGGTCCCGGCTGGCCGATTTCAAGCCCGGTGAACTGGATGACGCGCTGACCGGCCGGACGGTGGTGCGCACGCACCTGATGCGCCGCACCGTCCACCTCGTCACCGCCGACGACGCGTTGGCCTGGCGCGCCCGCCACGACGCCATGCTGCGTCAGCGAGTGCTGGGCACCTATCGGCGTGAACTCGCCGGCATCGACCTGGACGAGGTGGCCGAGGCGGGACGAGCGGTCATGGCCGACCACCAGCCCCGCACCATGGCCGAGCTCGTCCAGTCGCTCGAAGTCCGCTGGCCCGGCCCACCGCGCCGCGTGCTCGGCGAACTTCTCGTCGCGGCCCTTGTCCCCATGGCTCAGCTCCCGCCCCGCGGCCTGTGGCACACCCGGGCAGGCGTGCAGAATCTGCCCCTGGCCACCTGGTTGGGGCGGGACATCGATCCGCTGCCCGACGACGACGGCGATCCGGTCGGGCAGCAGCTGGTCCGGCGCTACCTCGCCGCTTATGGACCCGCGTCCAGCACGGACCTACGCGCCTGGTGCGGTCTCGCCGGCCTTCCCGCCGCCATCAAGGCCGTCCGCCAGGAGCTCGTCACCTTCCGCGACGAACGCGGCCGCGAACTCCTCGACCTGCCCGACGCCCCGCGCCCGCACCCCGATACCCCCGCGCCCGTCCGGTTCCTGCCGGCCTTCGACAACGCGCTCCTCGGCTACCACGACCGCAGCCGCATCGTCGATGACGCCCACCTCGGCCTCTCCGTCGCGGGCCACCGCGCCGTCCTCGTCGACGGACGTGTCACCGCCACCTGGAGCGTGCGCGACCAGCGGCTCCACATCTCCCCGTTGCGCCCTCTCACCACCTCCGAGCAGGAATCGATCCACGCCGAAGCCCAACGCCTGACCGTCTTCCTGGACGAAGGCATCGAACACACCCGGCTCGACGCCTGCGCCGAAAGCTGA
- a CDS encoding SDR family NAD(P)-dependent oxidoreductase, which translates to MHIDLSGRTAIITGSSQGIGLAIAVGLAQAGARTVLTGRDEERLAQARQRLVDEAPAAEAIAVRCDLGTEEGAGELRTEVPEADILVNNLGIFAPADPLEITDEQWRAYFDTNVLTAVRLIRAYLPGMRQRGWGRIQNIASDSALVIPAEMIHYGMSKTALLAVSRGYAKAAAGTGVTVNSVIAGPTHTPGVEDFVYDLVGRDRSWDEAQREFMRLHRPQSLLGRLIEPAEIAHLVVYLSSEQASATTGGAVRVDGGYVDSIVP; encoded by the coding sequence GTGCACATCGATCTGAGCGGCCGGACCGCGATCATCACAGGCTCCTCCCAGGGCATCGGACTCGCCATCGCCGTCGGACTCGCACAGGCCGGCGCCAGAACGGTCCTCACCGGCCGCGACGAGGAACGACTGGCGCAGGCACGGCAGCGGCTCGTGGACGAGGCGCCCGCGGCGGAAGCGATCGCCGTCCGCTGCGACCTCGGCACCGAGGAGGGTGCCGGAGAGCTGCGGACGGAGGTTCCCGAGGCGGACATCCTCGTCAACAACCTCGGCATCTTCGCCCCGGCGGACCCGCTGGAGATCACCGACGAGCAGTGGCGCGCGTACTTCGACACCAATGTGCTGACCGCCGTACGCCTCATCCGCGCCTATCTGCCCGGCATGCGGCAGCGTGGCTGGGGGCGCATCCAGAACATCGCCAGCGACTCGGCGCTCGTGATCCCCGCCGAGATGATCCACTACGGAATGTCGAAGACGGCCCTGCTGGCCGTCTCCCGCGGCTACGCCAAGGCAGCCGCGGGCACCGGCGTGACGGTGAACTCGGTGATCGCCGGCCCCACCCACACCCCGGGCGTCGAGGACTTCGTGTACGACCTCGTCGGGCGCGATCGCTCCTGGGACGAGGCCCAGCGCGAGTTCATGCGCCTGCACCGCCCCCAGTCCCTGCTGGGCCGGCTGATCGAACCGGCGGAGATCGCCCATCTGGTCGTCTACCTCAGCTCGGAGCAGGCGTCCGCCACGACCGGGGGAGCGGTCCGGGTCGACGGGGGATACGTCGACTCGATCGTTCCCTGA
- a CDS encoding helix-turn-helix domain-containing protein: MPDDELSDVLTAVGPRLRALRQSRGSTLAQIGETTGISLSTLSRLESGQRKPTLELLLPLSKAYGVPLDELVGAPTSDDARINPRPFTRHGQTFVPLTRYLGGLHAYKLIMPARKAGDDGRPEQKVHEGYEWLYVLSGRLRLALGEHDLVLGAGEAAEFDTRTPHGFANAGKVPVEFLSLFGAQGERMHVRARPAPK; encoded by the coding sequence ATGCCTGACGACGAACTCTCGGATGTACTGACCGCTGTGGGACCGCGGTTGCGTGCCCTGCGGCAGTCACGCGGCAGCACCCTGGCCCAGATCGGCGAGACGACCGGGATCTCGCTGAGCACCCTGTCGCGTCTGGAGTCCGGGCAGCGCAAGCCGACCCTGGAACTGCTGCTGCCGCTGTCCAAGGCGTACGGTGTCCCGCTCGACGAGCTGGTCGGCGCGCCCACCAGCGACGACGCGCGCATCAACCCGCGCCCCTTCACCCGGCACGGTCAGACGTTCGTGCCGTTGACCCGCTACCTCGGGGGCCTGCACGCGTACAAGCTGATCATGCCCGCCCGGAAGGCCGGCGATGACGGGCGGCCCGAGCAGAAGGTGCACGAGGGCTACGAGTGGCTGTACGTCCTGTCCGGCCGGCTGCGGCTGGCGCTCGGCGAACACGACCTCGTCCTCGGCGCGGGCGAGGCCGCGGAGTTCGACACCCGCACACCGCACGGCTTCGCCAACGCGGGGAAAGTCCCCGTCGAGTTCCTGTCCCTGTTCGGGGCGCAGGGCGAGCGGATGCACGTACGGGCGCGCCCGGCGCCGAAGTGA
- a CDS encoding class I SAM-dependent methyltransferase, producing MTDAAEQFDPRDPSVRQMMRTNEANWDARTPVHLASRFYGVDGARGDTDPDRWFAAFEWDDLGDLTQRDVLHLQCHLGTETLAFARRGARTTGLDISGASVTAARNLAAEAGLDVDYVRANVYDAAEALGEERRFDLIYTGKGALCYLPDLDRWAATVAGLLRPGGRLYLVEFHPLLNSLGPKPAPGEGPELLLRHDYLGGRGAVRRDSTYTYTDGPAVRGATESFEWMHGLDEVINALTGAGLGITRLRESDELPWPRWPHMVRTPGGWWRLPDGAPRIPLLYALLARL from the coding sequence ATGACCGATGCAGCCGAGCAGTTCGACCCCCGCGATCCCTCCGTACGGCAGATGATGCGGACCAACGAGGCCAACTGGGACGCACGGACACCCGTGCACCTCGCCAGCAGGTTCTACGGCGTGGACGGCGCGCGCGGGGACACCGACCCGGACCGCTGGTTCGCCGCCTTCGAATGGGACGACCTCGGTGATCTGACGCAGCGTGACGTGCTGCATCTGCAGTGCCATCTGGGCACGGAGACGCTCGCGTTCGCGCGTCGCGGAGCGCGCACCACCGGCCTCGACATCTCCGGAGCGTCCGTCACCGCGGCCCGGAACCTCGCGGCGGAGGCCGGCCTCGACGTCGACTACGTCCGGGCCAACGTCTACGACGCGGCGGAGGCGCTCGGCGAGGAACGGCGGTTCGACCTCATCTACACCGGCAAGGGCGCCCTGTGTTACCTGCCGGACCTGGACCGCTGGGCGGCCACCGTCGCCGGGCTGCTGCGGCCCGGCGGCCGGCTGTACCTCGTCGAGTTCCACCCGCTCCTCAACTCCCTCGGCCCCAAACCCGCTCCGGGCGAGGGCCCGGAACTCCTGCTGCGGCACGACTACCTCGGCGGCCGCGGCGCGGTCCGGCGCGACTCCACGTACACGTACACCGACGGCCCCGCCGTGCGGGGCGCGACCGAGAGCTTCGAATGGATGCACGGGCTCGACGAGGTGATCAACGCCCTGACCGGGGCCGGACTCGGCATCACCAGGCTGCGTGAGAGCGACGAACTGCCCTGGCCGCGCTGGCCGCACATGGTGCGCACCCCCGGTGGCTGGTGGCGGCTGCCCGACGGCGCTCCCCGGATCCCGCTGCTGTACGCGCTGCTCGCGCGGCTGTGA